From one Solanum lycopersicum chromosome 12, SLM_r2.1 genomic stretch:
- the LOC138340738 gene encoding uncharacterized protein, protein MQWERCDDMVTSWVLNSLSPELRDSLQYVNNAKELWEELEDRYDQTNGCKLYQLQKEINDLMQGSLDITGYYTKMKKLWEEMSAIDVNSQCSCVCTCGGKIKLYKAEQDRRLIHFLMGLNEMYTAVRGNILMMSTLPTMAQAFVILSQEERQREMKPSNHMALESTSLNASVLSQSNSTNSSSYKGGIGRGNGSYNNTGSFNNNNAGNFNNTNAYRGNSNAGNRSNMFCEYCKRTGHVKDRCYKLHGYPTNTRNPRGRGRGSAANVHTSEADSYKCEESFEQGKQMPVNLSKSQYEQLLNLLGNEFEYSNNVSSGAASLAGPFSEEPSGTW, encoded by the exons ATGCAGTGGGAGAGGTGTGATGATATGGTGACATCTTGGGTTCTAAACTCCCTCTCCCCAGAGCTACGAGATAGTCTGCAATATGTTAACAATGCTAAGGAATTGTGGGAGGAATTGGAGGATAGATATGATCAGACTAATGGCTGTAAGCTATATCAGTTGCAGAAGGAGATAAATGATTTGATGCAAGGCAGTCTAGACATCACAGGTTATTATACAAAGATGAAGAAATTGTGGGAGGAAATGAGTGCAATTGATGTGAATTCACAATGTAGTTGTGTGTGTACTTGTGGAGGAAAGATAAAACTGTATAAAGCCGAGCAGGACAGAAGACTTATACACTTCTTGATGGGCTTAAATGAGATGTACACTGCTGTGCGAGGGAACATCCTCATGATGTCTACTTTGCCTACAATGGCACAGGCATTTGTTATCCTGTCACAGGAAGAGAGGCAGAGAGAAATGAAGCCTTCAAATCATATGGCTTTGGAGTCCACTTCACTTAATGCATCTGTGTTGTCTCAAAGTAATTCAACAAATTCTAGTTCTTATAAAGGAGGCATAGGTAGGGGAAATGGAAGTTACAACAACACTGGCAGTTTTAACAATAACAATGCTGGAAATTTCAACAACACTAATGCCTATAGGGGAAACTCTAATGCTGGTAACAGATCAAATATGTTCTGTGAGTATTGTAAACGAACTGGACATGTCAAAGATAGATGCTACAAACTTCATGGCTATCCAACCAACACAAGAAATccaagaggaagaggaagaggatcTGCAGCAAATGTACATACCTCTGAGGCTGATAGTTACAAATGTGAAGAGAGTTTTGAGCAGGGAAAACAAATGCCAGTGAATCTATCAAAGAGTCAATATGAGCAATTGCTCAATTTGCTTGGAAATGAGTTTGAATATTCAAACAATGTGTCAAGTGGAGCTGCAAGTCTAGCAG GGCCCTTCTCTGAAGAGCCCTCTGGCACTTGGTAA